Proteins from one Fragaria vesca subsp. vesca linkage group LG6, FraVesHawaii_1.0, whole genome shotgun sequence genomic window:
- the LOC101301228 gene encoding putative pentatricopeptide repeat-containing protein At4g17915-like has translation MVCGLSTRLLNICISSFCKARLLGRAEAVIIDGIRLGVVPNRHTYNTLLHAYCQFVDIDAAYSVVHRMKEAGISPDVCTFNSLISGATRNRLLSRCLDLFDEMLQEGIHPDVWSYNILMHCFFKLGKPDEANRVFQDILLSDLTPHAATYNIMINGLCKNGYTDHALMLFRNLQRHGFAPTLVTYNIIISGLCKARRVRQARKILQDLVESGHVPDAITYTTVLKSCFRSKQYDHGLEIMSEMKSKGYTFDGFAYCTVIAALLKTGRMEGANLFMEQLMDSGIEMDLVSYNNLLNTLCKDGKFEAAYKLMDEIENRGLSCDKYTHTIMIDGLCKAGNIAGALKHLHYMNMMGFHDNVVALNCLIDGLGKAGEIDRAMELYNLMETRDSFTYDSLVFNLCKAGRFLCASKVMMKCLRDGMLLLYSTRRALLNGLRSIGFTNEARKLRSKIQLARLLR, from the coding sequence ATGGTTTGTGGATTATCTACTAGGCTGTTGAACATATGCATATCATCATTCTGTAAAGCCCGGCTTTTGGGGAGAGCCGAAGCCGTTATTATTGATGGTATAAGATTAGGGGTGGTTCCGAATAGACACACTTACAATACTTTGCTTCATGCCTATTGTCAGTTTGTCGACATTGATGCTGCTTATTCGGTTGTCCATAGAATGAAAGAAGCTGGGATAAGTCCAGATGTTTGTACTTTCAATTCTTTGATATCCGGGGCCACCAGGAATCGGTTATTGTCTCGGTGCCTGGATTTGTTTGATGAAATGTTGCAAGAAGGTATACATCCTGATGTGTGGAGTTACAATATTTTGATGCATTGTTTCTTTAAGTTAGGGAAACCTGATGAAGCCAACCGAGTCTTCCAGGATATTTTACTTAGCGACCTCACTCCTCATGCAGCTACATATAACATAATGATTAATGGCCTTTGTAAAAATGGGTACACTGATCATGCTCTTATGTTATTTAGGAATTTACAACGTCACGGATTTGCTCCCACGCTAGTGACGTACAATATTATTATCAGTGGGCTATGCAAGGCACGTAGAGTGCGGCAAGCGAGGAAAATTCTACAGGACCTTGTAGAATCAGGTCATGTGCCAGATGCCATAACCTACACTACAGTTTTGAAGAGCTGCTTTAGGTCTAAGCAATACGACCACGGGCTTGAGATTATGTCAGAGATGAAGAGTAAAGGGTATACATTTGATGGCTTTGCATACTGCACTGTCATTGCTGCCTTACTTAAGACTGGAAGGATGGAAGGAGCAAATCTTTTCATGGAACAATTAATGGATAGTGGCATTGAAATGGACTTGGTGTCTTATAACAACTTACTTAATACACTTTGTAAAGATGGTAAGTTTGAAGCTGCCTATAAGTTGATGGATGAAATAGAGAATCGGGGCCTTTCGTGTGATAAGTATACTCATACAATCATGATTGATGGATTGTGTAAGGCGGGAAATATAGCTGGTGCTCTAAAACATTTACATTATATGAATATGATGGGATTCCATGATAACGTGGTTGCCTTAAATTGTCTGATTGATGGCTTGGGTAAAGCTGGTGAAATCGATCGTGCAATGGAATTGTACAATTTAATGGAGACTAGGGATTCTTTTACCTATGACTCCTTGGTGTTCAATCTTTGCAAGGCTGGAAGGTTCCTTTGTGCATCTAAGGTTATGATGAAATGTTTAAGAGATGGAATGTTATTACTCTACTCTACCAGGCGAGCACTCCTTAATGGTCTTCGTAGTATAGGGTTTACAAATGAAGCAAGAAAGCTTCGATCAAAAATTCAATTGGCTCGGCTGTTACGTTAA
- the LOC101312554 gene encoding uncharacterized protein LOC101312554: protein MASLLSFSVTNSKMMMVRAASPLTSSPTTITVPESLTDRFGRKGINFVEYDNTPFVELTVRNGSSLKLQIPNAHVTSYKPKVYWKEDGFEEVLYTIPGKGTEPNKAKGGIGLVLNDVSQAGSKGSLVSTSEWTVKDVDSDSIDAVQVELSSTSGSLDITYVVTLYPVSIATAVKVKNKGRKDVTLTSAILSHFKFKRRSGAAIQGLKGCSYTVQPPLSSPFEILSPNEALKADPSPGWFSSEPEEKPGSWTQQDVPYTILKNKLSRVYAAPPKERLKPIYNTPPSKYETLDQGRELFFRVIRMGFEDIYLSSPGSLSEKYGNEYFICTGPASMLVPVVVKPGEEWRGAQVIEHDNL from the exons ATGGCTTCTCTTCTTTCCTTCTCTGTTACCAACTCAAAGATGATGATGGTAAGAGCTGCTTCACCATTAACTTCTTCTCCGACGACTATTACCGTGCCAGAGAGCCTTACTGACAGATTTGGCAGAAAAGGTATCAACTTCGTGGAGTATGACAACACTCCATTTGTTGAGCTCACAGTCAGAAATGGCAGTTCATTAAAGCTTCAGATACCCAATGCTCATGTGACTTCGTATAAGCCAAAGGTGTATTGGAAAGAAGATGGCTTTGAAGAGGTTCTTTACACAATTCCAGGTAAAGGAACTGAGCCTAACAAAGCCAAGGGGGGTATTGGTTTGGTCTTGAATGATGTATCACAAGCAGGTTCTAAAGGGTCACTTGTATCCACTTCTGAATGGACAGTGAAAGATGTTGATTCGGATTCCATTGATGCTGTGCAG GTTGAATTAAGCAGCACTAGTGGAAGTCTTGATATAACATATGTTGTCACACTATACCCAGTAAGCATTGCAACAGCAGTTAAAGTGAAGAACAAAGGCAGAAAGGATGTGACCCTAACAAGTGCTATACTCAGCCATTTCAAATTTAAGAGACGAAGTGGAGCAGCAATCCAAGGTCTCAAGGGCTGCAGTTACACTGTACAGCCTCCCCTATCTTCTCCTTTCGAGATTTTGTCACCGAATGAAGCACTGAAAGCTGATCCATCTCCTGGGTGGTTCTCTTCTGAGCCTGAAGAAAAACCAGGTTCTTGGACTCAACAAGATGTACCTTACACCATTTTGAAAAACAAGCTTAGCAGAGTTTATGCTGCGCCTCCTAAAGAGAGACTGAAGCCCATTTACAACACTCCTCCTTCAAAATATGAGACACTTGATCAG GGACGAGAGCTCTTCTTCAGGGTGATAAGGATGGGATTTGAGGACATCTACTTATCCAGCCCTGGTTCTTTGTCTGAGAAATATGGTAATGAGTATTTCATATGCACTGGCCCTGCTTCCATGTTAGTACCTGTGGTTGTGAAACCTGGTGAGGAATGGAGAGGAGCACAGGTCATTGAGCACGATAACTTGTAG